The genomic interval ATAGCAAGGCCTCTGTGTAGagagatattttatatatttcaaaatagggaaagaagtatgtcatggctgtatattgtcaccttgcttatttaattcatatgcagagcacatcatgcgaaatgctgagctggatgaatcacaagctggaatcaaaactgccGGGAGATagatcaacaatctcagatatgcagatgatgccattctaatggcagaaagtgaagagaaactaaagagcacCTTGATGAGGGAGAAaggggagagtaaaaaagctgacttaaaactcaacattaaaaaaactaagatcatggcaactggtcccatcccttcatggcaaaaaaagaagggaaagaaacagaagcagtggcagatttattttcttggctccaaaatcactgcagacagtgactgcaccatgaaattaaagacacttgctccttggaagataagctatgacaaacctagacagcaaattaaaaggcTGAGTCATCAATTTGCCAACAAGTCTGCCGTGGCTGTAGGTGCCCTCCATCCATGCCACAGGGCAGAGACCACAGTCCCCTTATAGATTGTTACTAAATTAAATCCTATGGACCCTGCTCGGTCCCCAGTCTGGCCAGGGCTCTGCCTCAACAGGGAAGGTTTCCTTCTTCCATTAGTAGTAGGTGATAATCAGTTGGTGACTATGAAAGCAAAGCTGAGACCAACACAGCACAGGCTTTATTCAGAGGCCAAAGAATGCAGAAGTGAGAACTAAGTTCTCAGGTCAACTTCTCACCCACCTGGAGAGAGTGGCTTGATTATAAAGAGTAAGGGCAAAGAAGGGGGAGTGAGGCTAATGATGGGGAGCCAGGTGCATtagggggaggggcagggtttTTCCAAGGGAGTGAGGTGCCACCtccttttttatcattttttggtTCTACCTGTCTGGTCATGGCAAGGTAGGTGTGTCACCTAATATGATAATACAGTAAAATCAACATACAATGAGACTTGAGGTCTACTGGGGGTCAGATTTGTTGCCATCTTGGTCCCAGCTGGTTCCATCTGATTTTCTTTCTGGTagcttcctctcttctctctggactCCTTTAAAGACTTCTGTTAACTTCTGCTAAAGGTAGGGGTTGGAGGGTTGTGAGCAAGGACATCCCTTTTAAAGGTGGGTTCACAGGTTTTCAGCAAGGGCCTGGAGCAGCTCTGACAACACGAGGCTGAGATGGGCCGTCGGTAGGACACCTGCACTGGGCTACGGCCAGATGGGGAGGCAGTGAGCAAGGGGCAGGCGGTCAGGGGAGGTTCTGTGTTTACAGAGAACGTGGGTCCAGATGCACACTGCCTGCAGACCCTGCTGCAGAACCTGACTTTTCTGGAAGATACTGGGTAGGGAGGGGGTGTTCAGGCAGCAGGGAAGACAGCTTGCTCTGGATGTTCGTGTGGGGAAGGGGGAACAGCAACAGGGGCTCTGCCTGCAAACCCCAGAACCACTCCCAGATCAGCTCCAGAAGTGCTCCTGGAGTGGCAAGAAGCGGGTCTCCCACCTACTAGACGTGGAGGAAgcaggtggggtgggcagggctgggtcttCAAGCCTTGCAAGGGCTTTTTCTCTTGCAGCAAGtggggagctactctctagttgaggtgcacaggcttctcattcattgcactggcttctcttgttgcagagctcaggctctagagcgcgTGGGCGTCAGTAGTTGTGGTAAACAGGCTTATTTGTtccgtggtatgtgggatcttcccagagcagggattgaacccacatcccttgcattggcaggcgaatgctcagccactggaccaccaaggaagtccggCACCACATTCTTTGACTTCAGTCTTGGCAATATTTTCTGGATCTGTCTTGTCAGCAACAAAAGCAGAATAAACCAATGGGACTCCATCCAACTGAAAAGCTTTTCAGTGGTGACAAAGGAAACCctccacaaaatgaaaaggcagcctatcGCCTGTGagacaatatttgcaaaccatacatGTGAAAAAAGAGTTCATATTCAAAACAGACCAAGAATTCACACAATTCAAACTCCGAAAGACTGAAATCACAACTAAAAAATTGGcagattgatatatatacactgatactatctataaaatagagaactaatgagaacctactgaatAGAAACAAGGAACCCTACTCAGTGCTTTATGATGACCTAAATGGGAGGGAAATCCAGAGGATACACGTATAtggagagctgattcactttgttgtgcagcagaaacatcactaagcaactatactccaataaaattaatttttaaaagttttttcatcATTAAAAACCCAACTCTTAGCTTTAATCTcttatattgttttcctgttcTCTACTGTAGTTATTTCTGTTCcaaactttattttctccttctaaTTTTGGTTCATTTTCCAATAGTTCCTTAAAATCTAAGGATGCTTAttggagatttttttcctttttaatgcagGCatttatcactataaacttccctcctagtactgcttttactgcatctcacaaattttggtaatttgttttcatttttgtctcaagatacttttaaattcactttttatttcttctttggaccACTGATTGTTCAAAAGTGTGTTGTTTGATTTTCacctatttgtgaattttccagttttccttctatggttgatttctagttttctttCACTGTGGTCAAAAAAGATTCTTGGTATATCAGTCTTAAGACCTGTGACTTGAGAATGTGCCATAAATACTTGTGAAGAATGTACACCCTGCTGTTGGGCTAAAAGTTCTACATGTGTTGCTTAGGTCTATTTGGTCTGTGGTGTTGTTATTCAagcccactgattttttttttttgggggggggtcatTAGTTCTGTTAGATCTACCCATTATCTTAAGTGGATAGTATAGTCTCCACTATAACTGTATGGTTATTTCTCCCTTCAGTTTAGTATATGCAGAAAACTAAAGTATGTGGAGCTATCATCCACTGCTTAAGACTTTGACCTTAATCCCATCCTAACCCTGACGTCTGACCCTGACCTTAacccctaaaggaaatcagtcctgaatattcattggaggaactaATGCTGagactgaagctgcaatactttggtcacctgatgtgaaaaactgactcattagaaaagaccctgatgctgggaaagattgaaggcaggaggaaaaggggacaacaaaggacaAGATgcctggatagcatcaccaactcaatgcacatgagtttgagcaagctccgggagatggtgaaggacagggaagtcaggcgttctgcagtccatggggtcataaagaaccaggcataactgagcaactgaacaaacaaaaTTAACCCCTACCCTTCACTTGACCTCAGAACCTTAACCCTAattgaattcttaattttaattctcTAAATAGTGGGggaggagtaaaaaaaaaatttttttaattctctaaatATCTCAATAGTATTCCTCTGATGACAGAAATGTCCTTTATCTTCTACTCTGCCTTCAGTGACTGataaactgaatttttattttgttaagttaaattgaattttaaaagccTCCTGTCATCAGTGGCTTCCATATTTGGACAAAGCAACACCTGGTGCCCTGGAGTTGATGTGAGAGGTCAGCATtttctctggaggccaagaagagACGTGCATGGGGGGACCCATGTACCTTTATAGGGTAGAAGCCTGTGGTCAAGCGATTCCAGCCTTCTTCCAATTGGAAATTCTTAGTGCCCTAGATTCACCCAAGAATGTGGCTTTCAATTGTACAAACTGGGCCGCTTGGGTCCCCAAAAGTCACACTGATAAAAATGAGGCCAAcagaaaaaacttaaaattctAAGTTTATGTCAGACATGGGAAGTCAGCAGGCTGACAGGAGACCCTGGAGCTGTCCAGCTGCTGAAAATATGCTGAAAGAGGCTTAAGAAAAATCACAGGTTTAAAAGTTGCAGTACAAACTGCTCCCCCATAAGAGGAGCTCGACGGCTGACAGTATTCAGAGGGCTAAACAAGCAGGCTTGAGGCTACTAAGTTCCAGGAAGAATGCCAGTCCACACGGCCTCAGGGGGTGATCCCCGACACGTAGACCCCCCCCCTCCACGAATGGCCTGTCCTCGGTCAGACAGACATGAACATGGTGAGACATGAGGACACCACATCCACTGCTTTTGGTTATCAAGAGCTGAAACTTCTACAGGCACCAACATTACAAAGAGCTTCAATTAGGATTTTATGTTGTTATAACTTAAACagtgaatgagcaaatgaatacATGATTTTTCAACTTAGATTTACTTAGGTAGAGTTTTCCTGTTTTGAATAATGGAAAATTTTTCAGAATGCAGTACAGAGTGACACAATGGATACCTATACACCAGCAATTACTAAATTTTGCcacattttcatctcatttttgtcttaTGAAATACTGCCGGTCACAGCCCTTGATAAGTTTCATTCCTGTActcttcagtgtgtgtgtgtgtgagtgcgtgtgcATGCGCATGTACATGcacactcagtcacgtctgactctgcaatcacatggactatagcccgccaggctcctctgtccatgagattttccaggcaggaatactggagtgagttgacatttcctcctccaagtacTCTTCAGTATGCACCTATAAAAAAGCAAGGATGACTTCCCACAAAACCACAGCACTGTGCCACACCtcacaaacaacagaaattcctGCATATGGTTCAATACTCAAGTTAGGAGGGGTTTTCCAAAGCTTATTAACATCTGACGGTAGGGGGATATTAAACATGGGGAGCATGCCATGAGAAATGATATTTACCTGGCTAAGAATCTAGGAGCTGCCCATGAGAATCATCTAAATACCACCACTACCATCCCCCACTGtatagaggaaaaaagaaaagtacaattTTTGCTGTAGAACCATAAGGAGCATAAACCTCAGATTACACATAAGAGCTTCCCATAGCTCCATCTGGGTGTAGCAATATGTCCCAGTGTGATCATATCCTGATGCCTGGATTCATAAGAATCAGTGAACCTGAGACAGAGCATCTCTGCTCTTCTCATAAGATGCAGGCCAGTGCATGTACCACCCTCAAGGGCTGTGAGCTGCCTGAAGACCCTTTGGGGATGGACTCAACTCTGCTCTCACGCTGTGGCTCCTTGGGGTCTTTGTTGAACCCGAGACCCTCCCAGAGTCAAGGCCAAGAACCATACTTTCATCTCCCTCCTCCTGCACTTCTTCTGCTCCTCAAGGTCATTGGGGCAAGGGAGTTCTTCATCTCCAGGGAGGGCTGCTAGGCTCCATGTTTGCCTCCAAGCATTAAATTATCCTGCTCAGTCCTGCAAGGGCTTCAGAATAAGATGGGTTCTAGGTGCAGATAAAATGTAAACAGACATTTATAAAGAAACCACCCAATTTGCTCAGATCTTTGATGAAGATTAAATTTCCTACTTACACTGTGACTGCACAGATGAGTTCTGTGTGCTCAGAAAGTTTCAGGGACACCGGCCCATCGGTGGCCAGGCCAAGAAGCTCGTGTCACCTTGGACACCTCCCTGGCGCAGGGAGTCCAGCCCTCGCTGTCTGTTTCACTTCCTGACTCCCACTCGGGCCCACGCTTCCCTCCACTGCCCGTTCTCTAAATTTTTCCGAATTACGAAGTCTCCCCCACACTGAGGTTTCAaacccattttccctttttgaggTGTGTTTGTGGCCACATCTGTGCTGCTTCCCTAACATTCACTGATGTGGCCGGTAAGGGAGGGGTTCCCATTCCAGGGCAGAGGACGGAGGGGCTACGTACACAGGGTCCATGCAGCGGGAGGGGAGGGGTCAGCTTCAGCGAGTCCTCCAGGGACTGAGGGAGTGGGGGGACTGGGAGCTTCAGGGGCTCAGCTGCAGGTGGGCACTGCTGAGATGGGACAATTGAGGAGCAGGGTCCTGGTCATTCAAGGGGAGCGACTCTGAGGCCTGGGTGGGAAGTGGTCGCATATATCCCTAAGCAGAAATGGGACAAGGAGCCTGCTCCAGGCCCTAACAGCACATGTCATCTTCCACATAACAACCCTGGCAGAATGGGGAACTGCCCCCTCACTGGACCTGGGCACAGCCCTGCACACAGTCGTCTCTGGGGTGCTAGCCACGCTCCTACCCACATCCGAATCTCTGGCTGGCTCCGGGTCCCTCAGCAGACACCTCCTTACTGTGGAGACACTTCTCTGCCCAACCAGGACTCAAGCCTCTCCTAGCCTCTCAGGCCTTGGGGGCCAAACAAGACCAGGTGCCTTTTGTTCAGGGCTCCTTCCCTCTGTAGGGTGACCCCCAACCTTAGCGTGGGCCTGCAGAAGACTGGGCCAGTCTGGCAGTCAGCTTTCCTTCCACTTACCTCCCGCCTATGAGACCGGAGTAGCAACCCAGGCATGGCTGACCCACCCAGCTATGCCCACACCTGGGCTCAGCTGAGCCCCCGACCAGCAAGCCCCCCACCGCCCCTGCTGTAGGAACAGAGTCCTCAGAACGGCCACAAGAAACAGGTACTGATAACATTTGTCAAGCAAATGCCCTATTTTACTAAAAATCCAAGTATACATTACATTTTACAAAAACAGCATCCGTCAGGATCTCTCAGTCCCTTCCCTAAGCCAACAAAAGATGGGGGCTCTGAGGAAGGGTTCCCCTCCAAATGCTGGGGCTGCCCCAGGCATCCTCAGACCCCTGGTCCAGTGCACAGAAGGTGGGGTTAGTGGAGCCCCTGCCAGGATCCAGCCTGGGGCCTGTGCAGAGCCCTCACCACGGTGCTAGGTGAGGGGCCTGCCGAGACCATGGACACACTGCCCCCACCGGAGCCCCAGCTGGACGCAGCTCCTGCCTCAGGAGGAGGACACAGGGTACCCGTAGTGGTTGTGGTCAGTCTCGGCCAGGGCCAGCGTCAGCGACAGGCTGGGCTTCCGTTCCAGCTCTTCCTCCTCCGGGCAGTGCTGCGGGGGCCGAGCTTTGAAGAAGTCGGAGACGTACCGGACCTGGCAGAGAAGAGGAAGGCAGGAGCTGCCTGGGGGGAACAGGACAGGCCAGGCAGGTTGGGTATAGTGGGGCAGGGGAGCCCAGGAGTTGAGGGGCGTCTAGGCAGGTCAATGAGAGCAGAGTTGGAGTCTTAGGGGAAGATGGGAGCACAGGGCAAGGACCTGGGAGAGGcggcccagagagggcaggggTCCCAGAGTGGGGTCTCTGGTCAGGGCAGCGGGTCGGGGCCTGGGAGCTCACAGTGAGGCTGGCCACCAGCGCCCCCTGCAGGAGGCCGACGAGAACGTCACTCCAGTGGTGTTTGTGGTCAGACACGCGGGTGTAGCCCACGTACAGGGCGAAGGCTACCAGGAAGAACTGAACGGTGGGCCGCAGCAGCCGTGCCCACTTCCAGCAGAGCCGGGCCTGCACGTAGAGCTGGGGTCCGAGAGCAGAGTCAGTTGGGCACCCGCCAGGCCCACCCTGCCCGACGCATGGACGGTGACCCTGGGGCCACAAGCCTAGAATCCCCAGACACAGGGCCCCCAGTTTTTATCAACACAGCAGAACCTCCACCTCCGCCCTGGCTCTCCCAAGGCCCAGGGAAGGGCTGGCCATGGCCACAACACGCCAGTCACAGACAGCAGACTCACCGCCAAGAATACCATGCAGTACATGCCAAAGGAGGAGTGTCCGGAGTAGAAGGACAACCTGAGAGAGAGAGGGTGGTGGGGGTCATGGGGCGGTGTGGGGAGGGCAGCCAGAGGGTTTACTCTGTCCTCAGCCTCCAGACACCCAGCCCCCGCCTTGCTCCCCAGGGTCCAGGAGGACTTTATGTAAAAACACGGCCAGCGCTGGAtgccctcagtccttcccttTCCAATTTTCTGACCATGTGGTCAAGTCTCACGGGCTTTAAGGCATCACCACAAAGCTGCTTCAGGCCCTGAAGGCAGAACCCAGGGCCGACACCTGGGTCCAGACAGCAGCTCCACTTTCACTGTGTttcttctcaagattattttccaCCTGTGCTGATATAaggtttgcattttctttttatagaatGTCAAGTTTTAACAAAGGACCtcaaaggagtaagtcaaggctgtatattgtctccttgcttatttaacttatatgcagagtacagcatgcgaaatgacaggctggaagaagctcaagctggaatcaagactgccaggagaaatatcaataacctaagataagcagatgacaccacccttatggcagaaagtaaagaggaactaaagagcctcttgatgaaggtgaaagaggagagtgaaaaagctggcttaaaactcaacattcaaaaaacaaagatcatggcatctagtcccatcacttaatgacaaatagatggggggaaaatggaaacagtgacagactttattttcttgggctctaaaatcactgaggatggtgactgcagccataaaattaaaagacacttgccctttggaagaaaagctatgacaaacctagacaatgtattaaaaagcagagacattactatgccaacaaatgtctgcatagtaaaagctatggtttctccagtagtcaagtatggatgtgagttggaccataaagaaggctgagcaccgaaaaattgatgcttttgaactgtggtgctagagaagacacttgagagtcccgtggactgcaaggagatcaaaccagtcaatcctaaaggaaatcaaccctgaatattcactggaaggactgatgctgaagctgaagctgcaattctttggccacctgatacaaagagccaactcactagaaaagatcctgattctgggaaagactgaagacaggaagagaaggggacgacagaaaatgagatggttggatggcatcactgactcaatggacatgagtttgagcaagctccaggagatggtgagggacagggaagcctggtatggtgcagtccatggggtcatgaggagtcagacacaactgagcaacgaacaGCAACAAAGAACATCAATGGACAAGAAAGAAAATGGCAGATTGAGAGACCCCACCCCATGAAAGCAACTGGAAAACTGACAACAGCCAGAACCAGACTGGTGGTGGCATGTGAACCAGAGAAAGGAGGAGACCTACCTCCAGCGCCTGAGACTGTACGGTCCTGACCGGTGCCTCCCTGGAGCACTGGCCATAAACACTGACAGCAAATGCAACAGTCACCACTGCCTGGGGCAGTAAACACAGCAGGATAAGAAGGCTAGCCAAGAAGCTAAGAGGAAAGGCCAGGGTGAGCTGCTCCGCAGAACAAGGCTGGGAatctgggggccaggctgggcccaTCAGCAAAGACCTGCCAAGGTGCTCCTCTCTCTGCTCTGGCCAACTCACAGATGTGTCAGTTGACACGGTCCACATGGCACATGTACCCAACATATACACATacccacacagcacacacaccccaacacacacaccccacatggcACACGTACCCCACACAGCACACaaaccccaacacacacacaccccacatggcATACATACCCCAACACAGCAAcgcaccccaacacacacataccccacacAGCACACCTActccgacacacacacaccccagtacaCAGACTCCAACATGGTTCACACACCCCAGCATGGCACAcgtaccccaacacacacatacctCAACGTTCACATACCCCACACGGCACACAAAGCCCATCTGTAAGATGAAAGCTTTTCTTCCGTGGTTCCAGGTATTTAAGGACATATCTGTCCACTCACTAGCTTATCACTCAGCTAACAGCACAACTTCACGGCCACTCATGACAAAGAACAAAGACTTTACAAAATTAGTTCAGAACACTTACCTAGCAAACAACCAAGGAcaacaaacagcaaaaacaacagaAGAATCTGATTTCCAGATGTATGCTacattatatgtatgtacactACATCACATGTATGTATGCTACATCACGCATATGTATGCTACATTACAACATTAAAAACGCTCTAGGAAAGGGGACACATACATACCTGtagccaattcatgttgatgtatggcaaaaaccatcacaatattataaatatcctccaattaaaattaattaattaatttaaagaaaactgcccagggacttccctggtgatccagtggctaagcctccccactcccaatgcagggggcccagttccatccttggtcagagatctagatcccacatgctacaactaagatagACCTGGTGcagcaaaataagtaaataaataaacagtttaaatatatttatgtaaaacaaaagaaaaatgccaaGTTTTCAACAACAGTAAGTATTTATAATAGATGCACAAAAAATGTGGGAAATGCCCAGGGGAAAAAAGTCTATTACTAGAAGCAGTCGCTAAGAAACTCAGATATCAGACTTACTAgataaagcctttttttttttagtttggtaGATAAAGACTTTTAATCTgccatttaaaatatgttcagaGAGCTAAGTGAGAATGATGTCTGACCTAATAAGAGAGtaccaaaaagaaacagaagttgtAAAAAGGAATCAAATAGAAATTCTGGAGTTCAAAACTATAGTATGTGGAAGATGAAATCACCAGAGGGGCTCAAAAGCAGACCTGTGCAGGCAGAAGAGTGTGTGAACATGGAGATGGGTCAATCAAGACTTTTGGTCTAaggaacaaaaaatgaaaagaatggagAAAGGTCAATGAACTCCAGTCTTGTGGAACACCATCCAGTGTACCAACATATGTACAACAGGAGTCCCAAAAGGAGAccagagaaaggggcagaaagaatatttgaagaggAAATGCCTAAAAACTTCCCATATTTGATGACAAACATCCATCCACACACCCCAAAGGCTCAATGAActccaaacaggataaactctaagacagcacagcacagtcaaGCTACCAAAACATGGTGAAGATCTCGAGAGCTGCAAGGGAAGGCATTCATTGTGTACAagaaatcctcaataaaatgaaCAGCTAATTTCccatcagaaaccatggagaccAGAAGGATTCcaagtactgaaagagaaaacCCTGTGAATCATGTATTCTACATGTGGCAAAATGATcccataaaaataataagaagTTTAGACTTTTCCAAACAAACAAGAACCAATAAAATCCATAGCTGATACGCCTATAAGCTCTATGAGAAATGCTAAAGGGAGTCTTCCATGGAGGAATGAAGGATACTAGTCAGTAACTAAAATCTACAAAAAAGACACAAAACACACCAGTAAAAGTAAttacaaaacataaacagcaGTGTGAATGTATTCTGGTGTATGATCCTATTTTTCCCTAcatgatttagaaaagaaaaaatcagctagactaaagaaaaaaaaactagactAACTATCATTCCACAGTAGATATcacatcattatgctgtacatctgaaagtaaTACAACATGGCaactatgggtttcccaggtggcactagtggtaaagaacccacctgccaatgcaggagacataagagatgcgcattcaatccctaggttgggtagatcccctggaggacagggtttccctggtggctcagtgggtaaaagaatctacctgcaatgatggagactccttcccttggtcgggaagatcccctggagaaggacatgggaacccactccagtattcttgcctgggaaatcccatgaacggaggagcctggtgggctaccagcCCATTGGATCGCAAAGAGACaaaactgaggtgacttagcatggcAAAtatagcttaattttttaaaaaccatgtaaAACAGTTATTATAAATCTATGCTGATGAGTACATGATGTATAAAGATGAAATCTGTGACAATAACCTCATAAGGGGGTGGAGATATATGGCTGCAAACATTTTGCACAGTAAGTACCTCTGAACAGAAAAAGcagtaatggggaaaaaaagcagtaatggagaaattttttaaaaagatacaatatatagaaaacaaataacaagaCAAAGGACATTCACTGTGAGAAAAGGATCAATCCATCCAGAGATATAACAACAAAGATACAAGCACCTAAACTTGGAAACACTGCAGAATCCAGACCTGAAAGGACAGAGGGTGTGATTCCACTGATAGGAAATGTTCAAAACAAGTCGATCCACAGACAGAGAGTGGGTtcctggttgtcaggggctggggtgggggtgacagCTCAGGggtgtgggctgtgtgtgtgtgtgatgagaataTTCTAGAATATTAGAGTGGGGACGGATGCACAGGACTGGGAACGCACTAGAAATCAACAAATTGTGCACATTAAGATGGTTAAATTGGTGGATTTTATGTGTTgggaattttattaaaattttaaagaaggaaaataggACATCAATCAAATGAAAAGTTCACCAGTAGAGATGGTGAGAGGACAGAgcagaatgtgagggtgggggcCTGACATTTTGGGGAGGTGGGTCACCTCTCCTGACACCTCCTGCTCTGCCCCAGGGCGAGATACCCCAGCCCCACCTAAGCTCCCTGCTGGCATGATGCAGGCACAGGTACCTCCAGGCCTTGCTCCTGCCCGTTCTCCTCACCTTCTCAACCTGGCAGTTCACCCCGCAATACCCAGCTCCTGAGGGCCCTTCTGcaacccccaccctcctcctcagGTGGGGCATCTGTGGTCCAAGCACTGCCCACCTGGACTCCGTGACGTTAGCAGGGCTCCCCCTGCACACCTCCACCTGCACGTACGCCGAGCAGTTGACGCGGCTCCAGTCAGGGTCACACACGGCCAGGAAGTTGGGCCGCAGGCGGCCGGTCATGTACTTGGCCAGGTCTGTCAGGGACTGGCTCACTGCCGCCCCAAACAGGAATGTCCCCACCACCTTGTAGAGGGCGGCCAGGTAGTTGTTGAAATCAGAGCGGGAGTAGAGGCGGTCCGTGTACACCAAGTAGGCTTCCCCGGCTGACACCTGCGGGCAGCAGCCGGGGGCTTCAGTGTTCCCAGCCTCTCTGAGGTCACCGGGGAGCTGGGGACCCCAAGAGGGCTCTCTTCCACACAAACGCCACCCCGGGCAGGACTGGACCTGCCAACGCCCCAGCCACCACCCCGCACACCCTCCTGCCTTACAAGGATGACAGTGGCTGTGATGATGACCCCGGCCATGAGCCCATGGGTGATGGTGTCTGGACGGTAGGGGTATCGGATGGAGTCATCTCCACAGTAGAAACCTCGCTTGTATGGAGTGTTGACGAACGTCAGGATGGCGCAGGGCAGAgcggctgggggggtggggggagaggaagCCGGTAGGCACGAGGTGCTCCCCATAGCTGCTCCCCAGCTGAGCCCCACACTCAGCTGTGCCTTCGTCCGGCACTTGGACCCGGCCTCGGCCTCCCTCTGGGTCTCCTCACCTCCCTGCCCACCCAACAGTCAGGAGAAGCTCTCCTCATGGTAAATGAGAGGTCGCCACCCTGCTTAAAACCCCTTGTGATTCCCCTTCATCATCAGATCAATACTCAGGTCCTGCCCAGGCCAAGTGTCTACCCCCTGCACACCGcccaccctctcccaccccttgcttccctc from Dama dama isolate Ldn47 chromosome 9, ASM3311817v1, whole genome shotgun sequence carries:
- the PLPP2 gene encoding phospholipid phosphatase 2 isoform X1; the encoded protein is MERRWVFVLLDVLCVLVAALPCAILTFVNTPYKRGFYCGDDSIRYPYRPDTITHGLMAGVIITATVILVSAGEAYLVYTDRLYSRSDFNNYLAALYKVVGTFLFGAAVSQSLTDLAKYMTGRLRPNFLAVCDPDWSRVNCSAYVQVEVCRGSPANVTESRLSFYSGHSSFGMYCMVFLALYVQARLCWKWARLLRPTVQFFLVAFALYVGYTRVSDHKHHWSDVLVGLLQGALVASLTVRYVSDFFKARPPQHCPEEEELERKPSLSLTLALAETDHNHYGYPVSSS
- the PLPP2 gene encoding phospholipid phosphatase 2 isoform X2, translated to MAGVIITATVILVSAGEAYLVYTDRLYSRSDFNNYLAALYKVVGTFLFGAAVSQSLTDLAKYMTGRLRPNFLAVCDPDWSRVNCSAYVQVEVCRGSPANVTESRLSFYSGHSSFGMYCMVFLALYVQARLCWKWARLLRPTVQFFLVAFALYVGYTRVSDHKHHWSDVLVGLLQGALVASLTVRYVSDFFKARPPQHCPEEEELERKPSLSLTLALAETDHNHYGYPVSSS